In the Meiothermus sp. Pnk-1 genome, TGCCTGCTTGGGTGGCCTGGAGCTTCAGGGCCTTGAGCAGGTCTAGTCGGTAACGTCCCGGCACGTTGGGATCGGGCCAGAAGGTCTCGAGACCAGCCTGCGCGAAGCGCTCGGCCACCTCGGGCCCTACCTGGAAGTGCTGGCCGCAGATGCCGGGGCCGATGGCGACCCGAACGTCCTTCATCCGGCTGCCGTAGTGTTCGCGCATCCGCTCGAGGGCGGTAGGCAGGATTCCCGCCACCACCCCCCGCCAGCCTGCGTGCAGCGCCCCCACCGCGCCGGTAGCAGGGTCTTCCAGCAGCACCGGGTAGCAGTCCGCCACCCCCACCCGTAAAAGCAAACCCGGCGTAGTCGTCAGAAGGCCGTCGCCTTCCCAGGTTCCTGGGCCGCTGACGGCGTGAACGACGCTGCTATGGATCTGGTTGAGGGCAGCCACGGGGGGATGGCCGAACACCTCAAGCACCCGGCGCTGGTTTTCGGCTACCTTCTCTGGGTCGTCGCCGGTGGCCCAGGAGAGGTTGAGGCTGGCAAAGGACCGCTCGAGACCCCGCCTTCGCGGGTGGTGAAACCGTGGGGGGCCTCGAGGAGGGGAGAGGCGATCACAGCTCGAGTCTAACCCCAATCTGAAGGCGGGTAACTGGATTTCGGAGCGTGGGGCCGAGCTCACGCCAACGTCGTACACAAAACGCGGTGGGTTAGGCCACTAGAAATTGACAAATTTAAGTGATAACTTATTGTTCAATAAACTCGTTTTACTTGATAAAACAAACAGCTTCCATTTAAGTGCTCCTACTATGGACCGATATGTTATTCAAGCGGCTTACAAGACCCTGCAGATTCTGTTGGTGTTTGGCGAGCCACCCCACCGCTTCACCGCAACTCGCATCGCGGAGATGACCCAGATGGACCGTGGCCAGATCTTCCGCTCATTGCGTACGCTCGAACGGGCTGGGCTGGTGCGGATGGAGGAAGATCAGCACTACGTGCTCTCAAGCGTGATCAGCACGCTGGCAATGGCTGCATGCCGGATCGACCGCTCCTTAGCTGAATTGGCCAGCCCCTACTTGGCCGAACTGGCTCGTTTGACTGGCGAGACCGCGGTGTTGGGGGCTCTCTCAGGAGAGAGCATTATCCTCTTGGATTTGTGCGAGAGCAAGCGGGCAGTGCGCTGGGCTTCCCTCATCGGCCACTCTTTTCCCCTGCACGTGGGGGGAGGCCGAGCAACCCTGCCCTATCTACCTAAAACTCAGTGGAATCACCTCTTAGCCCGGCTTCCCCTATTGCCGGTTTATACTCCCCGTACCCTCTCTAGGCCTGAACAACTGCTAGAAGACATGCAGCTTACCTACCGGCAGGGCTACTCGGTTGGAGACCAAGACTATGACCTCGAAACCCGCTCAGTAAGCGCTCCAATCTTCGACCACCAGGGTCGGGTGATTGGGGTTTTGAGTCTGGCCGGGCCTGCTTATCGACTTGCCCTCGAGACTATCCCCGCTTACGCCAAAACGGTGATGGACTACGCCCTGCAGATTTCGCGGCAATTGGGGTACGCAGGTCTTTACCCTAACCCCCACGCCGAATTTGCCCTAGAAGGAGGTGAGATTGCCTGAGAGGACTGCTGGTCTTGGCCCCATGGTTATAAACACGAGATAGTTGAAGGGAGGATTGCATGAGGAAGTGGGTCACTAACCAAAGGAAAATCTGGCTGGTTTTCGTCTCAGCCTTTGCTTCGTGGGCGCTGGCCCAGGTAAGCTTTACCCCCACCCAAGCCAGCCAGGGGCAACAGATTTACCAGGCGCAGTGTGCTATGTGCCACGGGACGCAGCTCCAGGGACAATCCGGGCCGCCTCTCAAAGGAGATCAGTTCCTCAACAAGTGGCAGAAGAACTCCCTCGAAGACTTTTACTACATTATGTCCACTACCATGCCCCTAACCGCTCCAGGTAGCCTCAGCCAAGACCAATATTTGGCCCTCCTGGCGCATGTGCTGAGCGCTAACGGCTTCAAGCCCGGCGACAAGCCATTGGCTCGAGATGACCTTAAAAACCTGAAATTCTCTACTGTAGCTCAGGCGGCGCAAGGACCAGCCACGGTAGTATACGCCCCGCTGCCACTCAAGATTACCGGACCCACCCAGGCTGAACTCAACAACTCCGAGTTTTCTCTGGATTCCTGGTTGATGAACAATAAAGGATACATGAGCCAGCGCTTCGCCACCGCTATGCTCATCAACCGTAGCAACGCCAAGAACCTGAAGCGAGTATGTACCTTGGATCTAGGTGATTTAGGTGGCTTCCAGGCCACCCCAGTGGTTTACAAAGGCGTGATGTTCATCACCAAGGAAAATCGCACCATCGCATTAGATGCTACTAACTGCAAGAAATTCTGGGAACACACCTATACCCCCAGTGGCCCGGTAGCGTTAGCTACTAACCGTGGAGTAGCCATCTATAACGGGATGCTCTTCCGTGGGACTGGCGATGCTCACATCATTGCTCTCGATGCCAACACGGGCCAACTTTTGTGGGATAAGAAAATCGCCGACTCTACGGACGGTTACTTTACCAGCTCGGCTCCTATTGTGTGGAACGATTTAGTCTTCATGGGCGAGGCTGGAGCGGACTGGGGCATCAAGGCGAAAATGCATGCTTTTAATGTGAAGGATGGATCAGAAGTTTGGAGCTTTGACGTAATTCCTACGGGCAACCAAGAAGGAGCGGATACTTGGGAAAACGCCGATTCCACTACTACCGGTGGCGGCTCAATGTGGACTACTTACAGCCTCGATCGGGAAAGTGGGCTGTTGTACATCTCCATAGGCAATCCCGCTCCTGACTTTGCCGCCAACTATCGTCCCGGAGCCAATCTCTTCACAAACTCAGTAATTGTGCTAGATGCCAAAACTGGCAAACTCAACCACTACTACCAGCAAATCCCCAACGACGATAAAGACTACGACACCTCAGTAGCACCGCTACTATACCGTTTAAACGGCAAGCTTTACGTCAGCGTACCTACTAAGGCCGGATTCCTTTTTACTTACGACGAGAGCACTCGGCAACAGGTTTACAAAGTGCCCACCGTGACCATCAAGAATGCCGATCAACCCCCTACGGCTGAGGGTACCCCGATTTGCCCCAACTACACCGGGGGCAGCCAGTGGTCGGGGCCATCGTTCTCACCGGTGACCCGGCTGTTGTACGTCAACTCTATTGACTGGTGCGGGGTGGTCAAGCTGGGCGAAGTGCGCTATGTGCGCGGCCAGCTCTTTTTTGGCGGCTCAATGCAACTTGACCCCATTGAAAGCTCTAAGGGCTACACAACTGCCTTTGATGCTCTTACCGGACGGATACTCTGGCGCCACACTACCGACGGCGGAATCCGCAAAGCCAGCCCAGTGACCTCGACGGCCGGTGGCTTGGTGCTGGTGGGCGATACCGACGGTACTTTCTATGTGCTCGATGCTAACACCGGCAGCGTGCTTTACCAAGAAAACATTGATAAAGCCCCTATCGGGGCCGGAATCGCCACCTATGTGGTGGGTGGAAAGCAGTACATTGCGGTTCCCGCTGGGAACACTTCCCGCGGGGCCACTGGAGTGAATGCGGTTTCTTCGAGGATCGCTATCTTCACCCTGCCTTAGGATCAAAGGCTCGCTCGGCTATGCTCGAGGAGAAGTCAATCCGGGTGTAGCCGAGCTTACCAAGTTGCGGTCCAACCAACGAAGGAGGGAACTTCTCATGCTCAAACCTATTGAGCTGATCATGATCGTGCTTGGCCTTTCTTTAGGCTCTGCACTAGCTTTCCAGCCTGTCTTGACGGCGGAAGAGGTACAACGAGCCCTTAAAGAAGGGAGCGCAATGAATACTCCGCGCAATGGTTATATCATAAGCGACTACTTGCTTAAGGAGTATAATGACGGGGTCTCCCTTAAGCCCGGGGCTGGAGAGGTGGATGCTATCATCGTGGCGACTCCCTATGAACGGGTACGCTACTTTGGTTACCTTGAGTCTTTACAACGTAAGCCGATTACCGATGCTGCGTTGAATGCTGTGATAGAGCGTTACAAGAACAAGCTAACCTTTGTAATTTTTACCCATAGTCCCTATACGGTGGACCAGGAAGTCGAGCAATGGACCAAGGCTTATGGCAGCAACAAAATCACTGATGAGGAAGGGGAAACCCGCCAGCGAAGCTACCTCGATGAGTATCAAGAAGCCACCCTCGAATTAGGCGGCAAGACCTACATCGCCAAGCCCGACGTAGACGGTCCTTACACAGACATCTTTTCGATCCAAGGTTCACGCCCGCAGTCGCGCTTTTTAGGGCTCATCAGCTATAGCTTTGACCTGAGCGAACTCGCTGCCAACGGAAAGATTAGTGGAGTGGGAAAGCTCAGCTTCAAGGATAGCCAAGGCAAAACTACCTATAGCGAGACGATAGACCTTGGCAAGTACTTCTAATCCTTCGACAAAGATCAATTGATCTAGACTAGCTCCAACGCTCCTGAAACAGAAGAGGTGTTAGAGTAACCAACAAACTTTGTAATCTTTTGTGCAGTCGTCTGGACCTCGAGCCAGTAGCCTTATCGAATGACCGACCGCAACCAACTCCGCTTCAACCAAACCCTGCTCACCGTGCTGATTCCTGGAGCCCTTCTCTTGCAGCAACCTTGGGTGGTGGGGGCCTTGTTCGTGCTGATGCTCTCGCAGCACCTGCCCTACGACCTGATGGCCCTGCTCAAGCGGCTCTTTAGGATCCCCCGGCATCTCGTGGACGAAGATCCCCGCCCACACCGCTTCGCCCGCAGCGTAGGGGCGGTGTTTTTGGGGCTCTCTGGGCTGCTGTTTCTGCTCGGGGTGCCGGTGGTGGGGTGGGGGTTGGCGATCATCGTGGCCCTGCTGGCGGCTATCAACCTGACCACGGGCTTTTGCCTGGGGTGCTTTTTGTATTTCCAGTTGCGGCTGTTGCGCTTCCGGCTGGGGGCACGCTGAGTCGTGGGTTAGGCCGGCGATTTCCCGTACCTGTGCCGGATGTACTCCTCCACCAGGGCCATGAAGTCTTCGGCGATGGTGTCGCCCTGGAGGGTGGTCTTGAGCTCTCCATCCACGTAGACCGGGGCCCTAGGGTGCTCGCCGGTTCCCGGCAGGGAGATGCCGATATCGGCGTGCTTGGACTCGCCGGGGCCGTTGACCACGCAGCCCATCACTGCGACCTTGAGGTTCTCTACCCCCGGGTATTGGGTGCGCCAAAGGGGCATCTGTTCGGCCAGGCGTTGCGAGACCCGCTGGGCGAGCTCCTGGAAGAAGCTGCTGGTGGTGCGCCCGCAGCCGGGACAGCTGGCCACCGAGGGCATGAACTGGCGCACCCCGATGCTCTGGAGGATTTCCAGGGCTACTTCGACCTCCTTGGTGCGCGGCTCGCCGGGGGCCGGAGTGATCGAAACTCGGATGGTGTCCCCGATCCCCTCGGTGAGGAGAGGGACCAGACCCGCGGTGCTGGTTACGATCCCGCTCACGCCCATCCCGGCCTCGGTGAGACCCAGGTGTAGCGGGGCGGGGGTGCGCTTGGCGAGCTCGCGGTACACCCACCATAAATCGGGGGCGTTGGAAATCTTGGCCGAGAGGATGATCTTGTCCTCGCCGAGGCCATATTTGAGCGCCCAGTCGTAGCTGCGCACGGCGGACTCGACGATGGTCTCGAGCGTCACCTGGTGGGCATCCAGGGGCTCGGGCCGCCGTGCGTTGGCCTCCATCATCTCGTCTAAGAGACCTTGGTCGAGCGATCCCCAGTTCACCCCGATCCGCACCGGCTTACCAAACTCGAGGGCCACCTCGCACATGGTCCTGAAGTTAGGGTCTTGCTGTTTGCCCCTGCCCACCGTGCCGGGGTTGATGCGGTACTTGTCCAGGGCCAAGGCCATCTGGGGGTATCTGCGCAGCAGGATATGGCCGTTGAAGTGAAAATCGCCCACCAGCGGCACCGTGACGCCCAGATCGGCCAAACGGCGTTTGATCTCGGGCACGGCCCGGGCGGCTTCGTCGTTGTTGACGGTCATCCGCACTATTTCCGAGCCAGCCCTCGCCAGCGCCCAGACCTGCCCTACGGTGGCTTCCACATCGGCGGTGTCGGTGTTGGTCATGCTCTGGACAACCACCGGATGCTCGCCCCCCACGGGCACCGGACCTACCCAGACGGTCGGGGTTTTGCGCCTCGTCACTTGCATCACAGAACTCCTTTCGCGGCTCAGCCCGCAAGGGCTAGCGGGAATGCCCCGGTTTTTCGGCGCAAGCCGTGGAAGCGGTTGCTTTGCCCGTAGGGCAAACACGTCCTAGAGCCGGGCGAAGCCCGGTGCATAGCCAAGGGCCTTGTGATATAATCAGCCCAGATATGTCTCTCCTGTCCGTGAAATGCAAGCTGGTACCCGATGCGAGTACAGCCGAGAAGCTCTCTCGCACGGTGAACCAGTTTGCCAACGCCTGCAACTACGCCTTGCAGGTAGCTCGCAGGGACAACGTTTGGAACAAGTTCGCCCTCCAACGTGCGGTCTACCGGGAGCTTCGGGAGCGGTTCGGCCTCAGCGCTAACCTCGCGGTGCGGGCCATCGCTAGGGTTGGCAAGCGTAAAGGGCATAAGGTTGGAGGATTCAAGGCCACCAGTGTGGACTACGACCGGCGCATCCTCTCGGTCAACCTGGACACCGAAGTGGTCAGCCTGAGCACCGTGGACGGGCGGGTGAGGGTGCCCCTGCACATCGCTGGCTATCAGCGCCACCTGCTCCGCACGGCCAAAAGCATCCAGGGTGGTCAACTGGTACGAGGGCGGGATAGCTGGTATGTCCACCTGTGGTGCGAGTACGACGACCCACCCGCCATTACCCCGAACGGCTTTCTTGGGGTTGACCTGGGCATCGTGAATATCGCCACCGATTCGGATGGGGAAGCCTACTCGGGGAAGCACCTCGACTCCGTTCGGCACCGCCACCGGAGGCTCAGGAGGAAGTTGCAGAAGAGGGGCACCAAATCGGCCAAGCGCCGCTTGAAGAAGCTTTCGGGCAAGGAGCGGCGCTTGGCCAATGGCCTCAACCACCGCATCAGCAAAAGCATCGTGGCTAAGGCTCAACGCACCGGGCGCGGCATCGCCCTGGAAGACCTCCAGGGCATCCGCGAACGGGTACGGCTTCGGAAGCCCCAGAGGGCCACGCTGCATAGCTGGGCGTTCCATGACCTGGGCCAGAAACTCCGGTACAAAGCGGAGCGGGCCGGGGTGCCGCTGGTCTGGGTTGACCCAAAGAACACCTCGCGGCAATGCCCGGCCTGCGGGCACACCGAGCGAGCCAACCGCCCCACACAGGCCATCTTCAAGTGCGTAGCCTGCGGGTGCTCTGGGCCTGCGGACTACTTCGCGGCGGTCAACATTGGCCGCCGGGCTGCCGTCATCCAGCCGAACGTGGGAGTATGAGATGCTATTCATGGCTATCGTGCTACCTGCAAGCCTCGGACTTTAGTCCGGGGTAGATGACCTCCGCATTCTGCCACCGAAGCGTCAGGCCGAATGGTGGCCGGATACCAGAGGGGGGCTCGAGGGCTGGTAGAGCGTGGGCTTGCGCAGCCGGTACGGCCAGGGAAAACCTCCGCTTGGCCAGGCCGTCATACCCTAGGCGGCAGGGCGGCTTGGATAAAGCGGGCCAGGTCTTTTTTCATCTGCCGCAGGCTCTCCAGGTGCACGTACATCATGTGCCCGGCCTCGTAGTAGGCCGTCGAGATGTTGTCGTACAGGGTAGGGTCTAAGCCCAGGTGGTTGAAGGTGTACTCGGTGGCGAAATAGGGTGTGGCCAGGTCGTAGTACCCGCTTCCTACGAATACCTTTAGGTAAGGGTTCATGCTGATGGCTTTGCGTAAGGTCTCGGCCACGTTCACGTAGCTGTTCTCGAACTCCTTGTAGCTCCAGCTCTGGTAGAGGCCGGCGAGGATCTCGTACGGGAGGTCGCTCTCGAACTTTAGCTCTTCCCGCACGTACTGGTTGAGGGTGGCGGTATACGGGCCTTGGATGGCGGCGTAGCTAGGGTCGAACTCGAACCCCTCGCCCGCATCGTCGCGGTCAATGCCCTTGAAGCGGCTATCCAGGCGGCCCACGGTGCGGCCCTCCTCGCGCAACAGCTCCTTCACGAAGCGGTAGATGTGGATGCGCAGTTGGGTGCGCACGA is a window encoding:
- a CDS encoding IclR family transcriptional regulator is translated as MDRYVIQAAYKTLQILLVFGEPPHRFTATRIAEMTQMDRGQIFRSLRTLERAGLVRMEEDQHYVLSSVISTLAMAACRIDRSLAELASPYLAELARLTGETAVLGALSGESIILLDLCESKRAVRWASLIGHSFPLHVGGGRATLPYLPKTQWNHLLARLPLLPVYTPRTLSRPEQLLEDMQLTYRQGYSVGDQDYDLETRSVSAPIFDHQGRVIGVLSLAGPAYRLALETIPAYAKTVMDYALQISRQLGYAGLYPNPHAEFALEGGEIA
- a CDS encoding PQQ-binding-like beta-propeller repeat protein; translated protein: MRKWVTNQRKIWLVFVSAFASWALAQVSFTPTQASQGQQIYQAQCAMCHGTQLQGQSGPPLKGDQFLNKWQKNSLEDFYYIMSTTMPLTAPGSLSQDQYLALLAHVLSANGFKPGDKPLARDDLKNLKFSTVAQAAQGPATVVYAPLPLKITGPTQAELNNSEFSLDSWLMNNKGYMSQRFATAMLINRSNAKNLKRVCTLDLGDLGGFQATPVVYKGVMFITKENRTIALDATNCKKFWEHTYTPSGPVALATNRGVAIYNGMLFRGTGDAHIIALDANTGQLLWDKKIADSTDGYFTSSAPIVWNDLVFMGEAGADWGIKAKMHAFNVKDGSEVWSFDVIPTGNQEGADTWENADSTTTGGGSMWTTYSLDRESGLLYISIGNPAPDFAANYRPGANLFTNSVIVLDAKTGKLNHYYQQIPNDDKDYDTSVAPLLYRLNGKLYVSVPTKAGFLFTYDESTRQQVYKVPTVTIKNADQPPTAEGTPICPNYTGGSQWSGPSFSPVTRLLYVNSIDWCGVVKLGEVRYVRGQLFFGGSMQLDPIESSKGYTTAFDALTGRILWRHTTDGGIRKASPVTSTAGGLVLVGDTDGTFYVLDANTGSVLYQENIDKAPIGAGIATYVVGGKQYIAVPAGNTSRGATGVNAVSSRIAIFTLP
- a CDS encoding DUF4395 domain-containing protein, giving the protein MTDRNQLRFNQTLLTVLIPGALLLQQPWVVGALFVLMLSQHLPYDLMALLKRLFRIPRHLVDEDPRPHRFARSVGAVFLGLSGLLFLLGVPVVGWGLAIIVALLAAINLTTGFCLGCFLYFQLRLLRFRLGAR
- the ispG gene encoding flavodoxin-dependent (E)-4-hydroxy-3-methylbut-2-enyl-diphosphate synthase gives rise to the protein MQVTRRKTPTVWVGPVPVGGEHPVVVQSMTNTDTADVEATVGQVWALARAGSEIVRMTVNNDEAARAVPEIKRRLADLGVTVPLVGDFHFNGHILLRRYPQMALALDKYRINPGTVGRGKQQDPNFRTMCEVALEFGKPVRIGVNWGSLDQGLLDEMMEANARRPEPLDAHQVTLETIVESAVRSYDWALKYGLGEDKIILSAKISNAPDLWWVYRELAKRTPAPLHLGLTEAGMGVSGIVTSTAGLVPLLTEGIGDTIRVSITPAPGEPRTKEVEVALEILQSIGVRQFMPSVASCPGCGRTTSSFFQELAQRVSQRLAEQMPLWRTQYPGVENLKVAVMGCVVNGPGESKHADIGISLPGTGEHPRAPVYVDGELKTTLQGDTIAEDFMALVEEYIRHRYGKSPA
- a CDS encoding RNA-guided endonuclease TnpB family protein; the encoded protein is MSLLSVKCKLVPDASTAEKLSRTVNQFANACNYALQVARRDNVWNKFALQRAVYRELRERFGLSANLAVRAIARVGKRKGHKVGGFKATSVDYDRRILSVNLDTEVVSLSTVDGRVRVPLHIAGYQRHLLRTAKSIQGGQLVRGRDSWYVHLWCEYDDPPAITPNGFLGVDLGIVNIATDSDGEAYSGKHLDSVRHRHRRLRRKLQKRGTKSAKRRLKKLSGKERRLANGLNHRISKSIVAKAQRTGRGIALEDLQGIRERVRLRKPQRATLHSWAFHDLGQKLRYKAERAGVPLVWVDPKNTSRQCPACGHTERANRPTQAIFKCVACGCSGPADYFAAVNIGRRAAVIQPNVGV